The Deltaproteobacteria bacterium nucleotide sequence GCGGTCACGTGATCGACCAGTGCCAGCAGGCGCCGCCGCAATGCCTCCTTGTCCCAGAGATCGTGCTCGTAGAACCACACGCCGAGCGTCGTGTTCAGGAAGTGGCCTTTCGCCAACAGCTCCCCGGCGCCGGCGGGGCGCATCCAGACCTCGCTCGGCATCTGGCGCACCTCCGGTCCGGCTTCTCCGTCGCGAACGTAGATGCATTCTCCCATGTTTGCTCTCACCTCCGCTCTGTGTCGTTACTGCACCGTTGTCCGTGGCCAGCCGCCGCTGGTAGTGGAACGGCTCGTGATTTGCTGCCGCTTTGAAGAAGTCTGAGTTGTTACTCCCGTGAGTCCTCGTGCGACGCAAAGATCTTGGCCAGCCACGTGCGTTGAGCCAAGAATCGAGAGTCCAAGGTCCAAAGGCCCGCGCTATGAAGTTGCTCGCCATCTCCCCCCTTCACCAAACGTGATGCGGCACCTTACACGCTCTTGCACGTCGACGGCAAGTGGAATGCTGCAAGCACTCTCTCCGACAATACGCGGGCCAGCGCACCGCGTGGTCGTCCACCCGCTCCCCACCGAGGAACCCTCACCTCTTTCCTCTCCCGCGGTGATGCGGGCGAGGAGGACTACTCCTCGTCACCCCTGGTCACCGCTCACCACCGAAGCCGATCCGCCGCCGCTTCGCCACCGGCGGCGCCATCAACTGGCGGATAGCGTCGAACACGACCCTAAACTGCGCGTCGTACTTCCGCTCCAGCGCCTCGACCCCCTGTAGTCCCCCTTGGCAAGGGGGACGAGAAGAAGGCGAGGTCCTTGTGCGTGGAGAGCAGCTCCCGCAACTTCACGAACGCGCGCATGATAGCGATGTTGACCTGGACCGCGCGCTCACTGCGGAGCACGCTCGACAGCATCGCCACGCCTCGCTCAGTGAAGGCGTACGGGGTGGCTCGGCGAAGACCTCCCCAACTTGAAATCACAATCTGGGATTTCAAGTTGCCGAATTCCTCGCGGGTGAGTTGAAACATGAAGTCAGCCGGGAACCGCCCACGGTTCCGCTTCACCGCCTGGACCAGTGCCCGTGGCTCAACTCCGTACAGCGCCGCCAGGTGTGTACTGAGCATCACCCTGTGCCCGCGGATCAGCAGAATGGCCTGCTCGATTCGTTCAGCCGCCACCAGCTCCTGCTTCATTCGCGACCCGCAGCCGTGTTTCCCGTGCGTCGGCACGTTGATCGCCAGCGACTTCGGACGCTCGCCGCACACCTCACCCGCCAGCCGCCGCTGGTAGTGTCTCGGGGATCGAGACTGGAGGCTGGGGCCTGGAGGCTCGGGATCGATCGCCGTCCGGAAGAACCCGCCGAAGCAGTCTGTCGTCGCCATCCCCCCTTCACCAAACGTGACGCGGGACTCTACACAATCCTGCGCTCCGCAAGCAAGGCATTCTGGCAAGTACCCTCACCTCTTTCCTCTCCCGCGGTGATGCGGGCGAGGAGTCGTATACGGTCATCGGCCTCATTCACCGCCCGTTCGCGAACGGTGCCGCCATCGATATCTCCACGTCCTTCTTCTGCACGACCTTGGATGCATCCAGAATCTCGATCTCCAACGGTTGGCCGCGGGCCGAGAGATGCACGATCACGCCCTCGGCGAGATCGCGAGAGTCCGTCGGCCGCCCCTCGCGCAATCGAATCGTCAACACGTCAGCGTCAGGCGAGTATGCGATCTTCATAGTGACCTCCGCCGCGAGAGTCGCGCATCAGGACCCGCCTTCGCCCGACCGCTTACGGAACTGCTGCCCCCACTCTTCGTAGCGGCGCAGGAACTCCGGCGCGGTCACGTGGTCGACACGTCCAGCGCGTAGCATATCGCAGATGGCTGACGGCACATGGGCGAGCCCCATCTCGCTCTCCCGCCCGTCCCTCGTTTCCGCAACGTAGATGCACTGGCCCATAGCTACACCTCGTTCTTCGCAACTCGTGCTGGCAACTCGTGGCGCGCCTACTGCGCTCCTTCGGCCACCGGCAGGGCACTGGTCTCGACGCGTGACAAGTTGGCCACCTGACTGGCATGGTCGATGTCGATGCCGACCAACCGCCCCTGCGCGTCGAAGTCGA carries:
- a CDS encoding DUF2283 domain-containing protein, which translates into the protein MKIAYSPDADVLTIRLREGRPTDSRDLAEGVIVHLSARGQPLEIEILDASKVVQKKDVEISMAAPFANGR
- a CDS encoding DUF2283 domain-containing protein is translated as MKFDYYPETDSLYIDLAERPSTDSREVVPGVVLDFDAQGRLVGIDIDHASQVANLSRVETSALPVAEGAQ